Proteins co-encoded in one Salvia splendens isolate huo1 chromosome 4, SspV2, whole genome shotgun sequence genomic window:
- the LOC121798814 gene encoding serine/threonine-protein phosphatase PP1 isozyme 9-like isoform X2, with product MMTIEGNMDKGVLDDIIRRLLEGKGGKQVQLSEAEIRQLCVNARQIFISEPNLLQLRSPIRICGDIHGQYQDLLRLFEFGGYPPVANYLFLGDYVDRGKQSLETICLLLAYKVRYPDSVYLLRGNHEDAKINRIYGFYDEYEKILCMHGGLSPELKQLDQINEITRPTDIPDSGLLCDLLWSDPDPRVRGWTDSDRGVSSVFGADVVAEFLQKNDLDLICRGHQVVEDGYEFFAKRRLVTIFSAPNYGGEFDNVGALLSVDESLVCSFEILKPLLVNPKVPLKKPPKIGGS from the exons ATGATGACAATTGAAGGAAATATGGATAAGGGGGTGTTGGATGACATAATACGCCGGCTGTTGGAAGGCAAAGGAGGGAAACAGGTGCAGCTTTCCGAGGCCGAGATCCGCCAGCTCTGCGTCAACGCTCGTCAAATTTTCATCTCCGAGCCCAACCTCCTCCAACTCCGTTCCCCTATTAGGATCTgcg GAGACATACATGGCCAGTACCAGGACCTATTAAGGCTCTTCGAGTTTGGTGGGTACCCTCCTGTCGCAAATTACTTATTTCTAGGAGATTATGTTGATCGAGGTAAGCAGAGTTTGGAAACAATATGTTTATTGCTGGCTTACAAGGTTAGGTATCCAGATAGTGTCTACCTTTTAAGGGGAAACCATGAAGATGCCAAGATCAACCGTATTTATGGATTTTATGATGAAT ATGAAAAGATACTTTGCATGCATGGGGGACTTTCTCCTGAGCTCAAACAATTGGACCAGATTAATGAGATTACTAGGCCGACTGACATTCCAGATAGTGGTCTCCTCTGTGATTTGCTTTGGTCTGATCCTGATCCTAGGGTACGTGGTTGGACCGATAGTGATAGAGGTGTCTCAAGCGTTTTTGGGGCAGATGTGGTTGCAGAATTCTTGCAAAAAAATGATTTGGACCTCATTTGCCGTGGCCATCAG GTGGTGGAGGATGGGTATGAATTCTTTGCCAAAAGAAGACTAGTTACCATATTCTCGGCTCCAAATTATGGTGGAGAGTTTGACAACGTAGGTGCTCTTTTAAGTGTGGATGAATCACTAGTGTGTTCCTTTGAGATATTGAAACCCTTGTTAGTCAATCCAAAGGTGCCTTTAAAAAAG CCCCCTAAAATTGGAGGGTCCTGA
- the LOC121798814 gene encoding serine/threonine-protein phosphatase PP1 isozyme 9-like isoform X1 has product MMTIEGNMDKGVLDDIIRRLLEGKGGKQVQLSEAEIRQLCVNARQIFISEPNLLQLRSPIRICGDIHGQYQDLLRLFEFGGYPPVANYLFLGDYVDRGKQSLETICLLLAYKVRYPDSVYLLRGNHEDAKINRIYGFYDECKRRFNVRLWKIFTECFNCLPVSAVIDEKILCMHGGLSPELKQLDQINEITRPTDIPDSGLLCDLLWSDPDPRVRGWTDSDRGVSSVFGADVVAEFLQKNDLDLICRGHQVVEDGYEFFAKRRLVTIFSAPNYGGEFDNVGALLSVDESLVCSFEILKPLLVNPKVPLKKPPKIGGS; this is encoded by the exons ATGATGACAATTGAAGGAAATATGGATAAGGGGGTGTTGGATGACATAATACGCCGGCTGTTGGAAGGCAAAGGAGGGAAACAGGTGCAGCTTTCCGAGGCCGAGATCCGCCAGCTCTGCGTCAACGCTCGTCAAATTTTCATCTCCGAGCCCAACCTCCTCCAACTCCGTTCCCCTATTAGGATCTgcg GAGACATACATGGCCAGTACCAGGACCTATTAAGGCTCTTCGAGTTTGGTGGGTACCCTCCTGTCGCAAATTACTTATTTCTAGGAGATTATGTTGATCGAGGTAAGCAGAGTTTGGAAACAATATGTTTATTGCTGGCTTACAAGGTTAGGTATCCAGATAGTGTCTACCTTTTAAGGGGAAACCATGAAGATGCCAAGATCAACCGTATTTATGGATTTTATGATGAATGTAAGAGGCGGTTCAATGTTCGGCTCTGGAAGATATTTACCGAGTGCTTTAATTGCTTGCCTGTTTCTGCCGTCATAGATGAAAAGATACTTTGCATGCATGGGGGACTTTCTCCTGAGCTCAAACAATTGGACCAGATTAATGAGATTACTAGGCCGACTGACATTCCAGATAGTGGTCTCCTCTGTGATTTGCTTTGGTCTGATCCTGATCCTAGGGTACGTGGTTGGACCGATAGTGATAGAGGTGTCTCAAGCGTTTTTGGGGCAGATGTGGTTGCAGAATTCTTGCAAAAAAATGATTTGGACCTCATTTGCCGTGGCCATCAG GTGGTGGAGGATGGGTATGAATTCTTTGCCAAAAGAAGACTAGTTACCATATTCTCGGCTCCAAATTATGGTGGAGAGTTTGACAACGTAGGTGCTCTTTTAAGTGTGGATGAATCACTAGTGTGTTCCTTTGAGATATTGAAACCCTTGTTAGTCAATCCAAAGGTGCCTTTAAAAAAG CCCCCTAAAATTGGAGGGTCCTGA
- the LOC121798813 gene encoding uncharacterized protein LOC121798813, whose product MLPRGRGQRSQYPSFYKGRGGGIPIIQHGNKKLFRENITGIDQLEDNPELLQKVQEYLNSKKDSEGTSSSWANKVQGSTSYAEVITSSEEKEKYIPSPFKDIIIFLETHDLKWEKEPWKLMQRYMDTTSYAAPAYKKRIFYEEFLTSMGACEIRHFKTYKEAKVYNFSRIIIKQIITAEDWGFGTLRERECQIKNNNGGREVINFNYWDIKEAYYKTFFYQNPYHKHSWWIKICPKVYEQGLPTWIYDWWQTFGTSEKILPEEFKSLFFKWKHVSPALIEAENQNRFFHNMETLHFYAEFGIPWIWKWEPEIGFDHNNVPCLKRQFSTRFWPTMMEKDKSGDIQGLQTLQLIKERVSFYKEQKRVNKSLKKDITPFEEFLRKNISKMNEKELIAKYMASIGKDIDHMDEDENEEGDTDINSPELSPNNDEHKNFRDAQDPYEEEEGFSTEDNFENFIKMIEKTPDKANGSQQSGKMKE is encoded by the coding sequence ATGCTCCCCAGAGGAAGAGGCCAAAGGAGCCAATACCCTTCCTTTTATAAAGGAAGAGGAGGTGGAATCCCCATCATTCAGCATGGTAATAAGAAACTTTTTAGGGAAAATATCACAGGTATCGACCAACTGGAAGATAATCCAGAATTACTTCAGAAAGTTCAGGAATATCTGAACTCAAAAAAGGATAGTGAGGGAACCTCATCATCTTGGGCTAATAAAGTACAAGGTTCAACATCCTATGCTGAGGTAATAACTTCAtcagaagagaaagaaaagtataTTCCTTCTCCCTTCAAAGATATCATTATCTTCCTTGAAACTCATGACCTTAAATGGGAAAAAGAGCCTTGGAAGCTTATGCAGCGTTATATGGATACAACATCATATGCTGCTCCTGcttataaaaaaagaattttttatgAAGAATTCCTGACAAGTATGGGAGCTTGTGAGATCAGGCATTTCAAAACTTATAAGGAGgctaaagtttataattttagcaGAATAATAATTAAGCAAATAATAACAGCTGAAGATTGGGGTTTTGGAACCCTAAGAGAAAGAGAATGTCAGATTAAGAATAATAATGGTGGCAGAGAAGTTATAAACTTCAATTATTGGGATATAAAGGAAGCTTATTATAAAACCTTCTTTTACCAAAATCCTTATCATAAACATTCGTGGTGGATTAAAATCTGCCCAAAAGTCTATGAACAAGGACTGCCAACCTGGATATATGACTGGTGGCAGACCTTTGGAACTTCTGAGAAAATACTTCCAGAAGAATTTAAATCCTTATTTTTCAAATGGAAACATGTTTCTCCTGCATTAATAGAAGCAGAGAATCAAAATAGATTTTTCCATAATATGGAGACTCTTCATTTTTATGCAGAGTTTGGCATCCCGTGGATCTGGAAATGGGAACCAGAAATTGGTTTTGATCATAACAATGTTCCGTGCCTTAAAAGGCAGTTCTCCACTAGGTTTTGGCCTACAATGATGGAGAAGGACAAGTCAGGAGATATCCAAGGTCTCCAGActcttcaattaataaaagaaagaGTTTCTTTTTATAAAGAACAAAAGAGAGTTAATAAATCTCTGAAAAAAGACATTACTCCTTTTGAAGAATTCTTGAGGAAGAATATCTCAAAAATGAATGAGAAGGAACTTATAGCAAAATATATGGCTAGTATTGGAAAAGACATTGATCAtatggatgaagatgaaaaCGAAGAAGGAGATACAGATATTAATTCTCCAGAACTCTCTCCAAACAATGATGAGCATAAAAATTTTAGGGATGCTCAGGATCcatacgaagaagaagaaggcttcTCAACAGAAGATAATTTTGAGAACTTCATCAAGATGATCGAGAAAACGCCAGATAAGGCAAATGGGAGCCAACAAAGTGGaaagatgaaagaataa